The DNA region CTGCTAAGGCATGAATTGCTTCGGTTGACATAGCTTGCCCCAAAGCACCATAAACTAGCTGGTGCTGTTGCACTAGTCCCTTACCTGCAAAGTGCGATGAAACTACTGTTACCTGATAGTGGTCACCGCCACCAGTCAAGTCTTGCACCTGAACCTGAGCGTCTGGCAGTTCCGCCTTGATCATTGCCTCAACCTGCTGCGGACTAATCATCGCTATTCCTGAAAAAACTTACTTTTCTATTATTAACAGATATGGAGCAATGGCTGTGCCAAGTTCAGGTTTTGGCAAGGCTGGAGATAAACGCAGCTCTGAGGTGGATTTTTGAGGACGCTGCCTCAAAGCTACGGTAGATAATCCTATCCTAGCACTGGGACGTTCTCAAACTGCTGCTCAGAAAGAGGTGGAAATGCGGGAGGAAGGGAAAAACTTATTTTTTTGGGGATGAGGAAGATGAAGCACCACCTTCTCTAGGATAGGGAGAATCAACAAAACCCAATTCAAATAACTGTTTATAGGCTTTCTTACCTAAATCGCGCGTCGGGTTTTGACTCGTA from Nostoc commune NIES-4072 includes:
- a CDS encoding BolA family protein, encoding MISPQQVEAMIKAELPDAQVQVQDLTGGGDHYQVTVVSSHFAGKGLVQQHQLVYGALGQAMSTEAIHALAVKTYTPESWQATPAS